A stretch of the Pseudomonas sp. ACM7 genome encodes the following:
- a CDS encoding flavin reductase family protein — protein sequence MNDINLKADMLQAMRRLAKSVTIISTSNGSERFAMAATAVDSLSTEPPSLLICINKTASPHAALATGADFCVNILGVEQQDLAHLCSGAIKGEARFDRGNWLTSAGGIPYLGDAQSAILCRQDGHFSYGTHTVFIGRILQIHTSEAITPLVYLDGTYTTTAKPVPSFAVAG from the coding sequence ATGAACGACATCAATTTGAAAGCCGACATGCTCCAGGCCATGCGCCGCCTGGCCAAGTCAGTCACCATAATCAGCACCAGTAACGGCTCCGAGCGCTTCGCCATGGCCGCCACGGCAGTCGACTCCCTCAGCACCGAACCACCATCGCTCCTCATCTGCATCAACAAAACCGCCTCCCCCCATGCCGCACTGGCGACCGGCGCAGACTTCTGCGTCAACATCCTCGGCGTCGAACAACAAGACCTCGCCCACCTGTGCAGCGGCGCAATCAAAGGCGAAGCACGATTCGACCGAGGCAACTGGCTGACCAGTGCCGGCGGCATTCCCTATCTGGGAGACGCCCAATCGGCAATCCTCTGCCGGCAAGACGGCCACTTCAGCTACGGCACTCACACCGTATTCATCGGGCGCATCCTGCAAATCCACACCAGCGAAGCGATCACCCCGCTGGTCTACCTCGACGGCACCTACACCACCACCGCCAAACCCGTCCCCTCCTTCGCTGTCGCCGGCTGA
- a CDS encoding FadD3 family acyl-CoA ligase yields the protein MPPVATALTIAQLFANAAQAYGDRPAIEDDGRSISYRELDQLRRQAARALLALDVQAGDRVAIWAPNMWEWIVAAGALQSVGAALVPLNTRMKGSEAGYILRESGACVLFAIGEFLGADYPRMLASEALPALRQIVTLRDGGSGTLNWDDFLNLGADVSQLSLRTREQSFGPQALSDLLFTSGTTGKPKGVMTNHGQNLRVVRDWSEVVGLREGDRYLIVNPFFHSFGYKAGWLAALMRGCTIVPQQVFDVQAVLECVERERITVLPGPPTLYQSLLAHPQRSEFDLTSLRVAVTGAAAIPVEMIRRMRDELGFATIVTAYGLTEVCGFATICRPGDSPELVANTSGRAMPGVEIRCVGNTGRSQPADVPGEVQVRGYNLMQGYFNDPQASREVLDADGWLHTGDIGVLDEQGYLRITDRLKDMFITGGFNVYPAEIEHCLLTYPGVAQVAVIGIPDERLGEVAMAFLLPAPGIEIEQARFLAWCREQMANYKVPRRVRVLESMPLNAAGKVTKNVLREWALQPVN from the coding sequence ATGCCGCCTGTCGCAACCGCACTGACCATCGCTCAACTGTTCGCCAACGCTGCCCAGGCCTACGGCGACCGCCCGGCCATCGAGGATGACGGGCGCTCGATCAGCTACCGGGAACTCGATCAACTGCGCCGCCAAGCCGCCCGCGCGCTACTGGCACTGGACGTTCAAGCCGGGGATCGGGTGGCGATCTGGGCGCCTAATATGTGGGAATGGATCGTGGCCGCCGGTGCGCTACAAAGTGTCGGCGCAGCACTGGTGCCACTCAACACCCGCATGAAGGGCAGCGAGGCTGGTTACATCCTTCGCGAAAGCGGTGCCTGCGTGCTGTTTGCCATCGGTGAATTTCTGGGTGCCGATTACCCGCGCATGCTGGCGTCTGAAGCACTGCCGGCGCTACGGCAGATCGTCACCTTGCGCGACGGTGGTTCGGGCACCCTGAACTGGGATGACTTCCTCAACCTGGGCGCAGACGTTTCGCAATTGTCCCTGCGAACCCGCGAACAAAGCTTTGGCCCGCAAGCGCTGTCCGACCTGCTGTTCACCTCGGGCACCACCGGCAAGCCCAAAGGCGTGATGACCAACCATGGACAAAACCTGCGGGTGGTGCGCGACTGGAGCGAGGTGGTGGGTTTGCGTGAGGGCGATCGCTACCTGATCGTCAATCCGTTCTTCCATTCCTTCGGATACAAGGCCGGTTGGCTGGCGGCGCTGATGCGCGGCTGCACCATCGTGCCGCAGCAGGTGTTCGATGTGCAGGCGGTGCTTGAATGCGTCGAGCGCGAACGGATCACCGTGCTGCCCGGCCCGCCGACGCTCTATCAGTCATTGCTTGCCCATCCGCAACGCAGCGAATTTGACCTGACGTCATTGCGGGTAGCGGTGACGGGTGCCGCGGCGATTCCGGTGGAGATGATCCGGCGTATGCGCGACGAACTGGGCTTTGCCACCATCGTCACCGCCTACGGTCTTACCGAAGTCTGTGGTTTTGCGACGATCTGCCGTCCTGGTGATTCGCCGGAATTGGTGGCCAACACTAGCGGCCGGGCCATGCCCGGTGTGGAAATTCGCTGCGTTGGCAACACCGGCCGCAGCCAGCCGGCCGACGTTCCCGGCGAGGTTCAGGTGCGCGGCTACAACCTGATGCAGGGTTATTTCAATGATCCGCAGGCCAGCCGGGAAGTCCTCGATGCCGACGGCTGGTTGCACACCGGGGACATCGGCGTGCTCGACGAACAGGGTTACCTGCGCATCACCGACCGCCTCAAAGACATGTTCATCACTGGAGGTTTCAATGTGTACCCGGCGGAGATCGAACACTGTTTGCTGACCTACCCCGGCGTGGCCCAGGTCGCGGTGATCGGCATCCCCGATGAACGTCTTGGTGAAGTGGCAATGGCGTTCCTGCTGCCAGCTCCGGGCATAGAAATCGAGCAGGCCCGATTCCTCGCCTGGTGCCGCGAGCAGATGGCCAACTACAAAGTCCCGCGCCGGGTGCGGGTGCTTGAGAGCATGCCGCTCAACGCAGCGGGCAAAGTGACCAAGAATGTGTTGCGTGAGTGGGCTTTGCAGCCAGTCAATTAA
- a CDS encoding ferredoxin--NADP reductase: protein MGTQQQNLTPAESATGSYSLQVCAVIDETFDARSLVLDIPPTLRERFRYKPGQFLTFRVPCAGKLLTRCYSMASSPLSDARPKVTVKRVEGGRVSNWMNEVQVGDWLEVLPPAGHFCLNEEQSVDRPLVLFGGGSGITPVFSILKSTLRSSRRPIKLIYANRDEASVIFKDELCQLIKAHPDQLHVVHVLDSVQGFLTDAQVRHLLRGSACGDYFICGPGPFMDTVERTLLGLGEAAECIHVERFVSPPDPDELLAEATLARAAALGSQCEALIVELDGQQHEIACRPGDTLLQSCKAAGLDVPSSCEEGFCGACMCVVAEGEIQLARNDVLSAKELAEGWTLACQSRPTGARVRLKFPD, encoded by the coding sequence ATGGGCACGCAACAGCAGAACCTGACACCGGCCGAATCAGCGACGGGAAGCTACTCATTGCAAGTGTGCGCGGTGATCGACGAGACCTTTGATGCGCGCTCGCTGGTGCTGGATATACCGCCAACCTTGCGTGAGCGCTTTCGTTACAAACCGGGCCAGTTCCTGACCTTTCGCGTGCCTTGCGCCGGCAAGCTGTTGACCCGCTGTTACTCCATGGCCAGCTCGCCACTGTCGGATGCACGGCCCAAGGTCACGGTGAAACGGGTCGAGGGCGGCCGGGTGTCGAACTGGATGAACGAAGTCCAGGTCGGTGACTGGCTGGAGGTGTTGCCGCCGGCGGGGCATTTCTGCCTGAACGAGGAGCAATCAGTTGATAGACCGCTGGTGCTGTTCGGTGGAGGATCGGGCATCACTCCGGTGTTTTCCATACTCAAATCGACGCTGCGCAGCAGCCGGCGGCCAATCAAGTTGATCTACGCCAACCGTGATGAAGCCTCGGTGATTTTCAAGGATGAGTTGTGTCAGTTGATCAAGGCGCATCCTGATCAACTGCACGTGGTGCACGTCCTCGACTCGGTTCAGGGTTTCCTGACCGACGCCCAGGTGCGTCATCTGCTGCGCGGTTCGGCTTGTGGTGACTACTTTATCTGCGGACCGGGGCCGTTCATGGACACTGTGGAGCGGACGTTGCTGGGACTGGGCGAAGCCGCCGAATGCATCCATGTCGAACGCTTTGTCTCACCTCCGGATCCCGACGAACTACTCGCTGAAGCAACCCTGGCTCGGGCCGCGGCCCTCGGATCGCAGTGCGAGGCGCTGATTGTCGAGCTCGATGGTCAGCAACACGAAATCGCTTGTCGTCCTGGCGACACCCTGCTGCAAAGTTGCAAGGCCGCTGGCCTCGACGTGCCTTCATCCTGTGAAGAAGGGTTTTGCGGAGCTTGCATGTGCGTGGTCGCGGAAGGCGAAATCCAGCTCGCGCGCAACGATGTGCTCAGCGCCAAGGAGCTGGCCGAGGGCTGGACGCTGGCGTGCCAGAGCCGTCCGACCGGTGCCCGGGTGCGGCTGAAATTCCCTGACTGA
- a CDS encoding SDR family NAD(P)-dependent oxidoreductase, producing MARLQNKVAVVTGGASGIGLACVRRFAAEGAQVVGLDIGTAPADFPGLFMTLDVRDEAQVQQVMQEVIGHFGRIDVLVNAAGVADQGSVTQTTTANWQRVMDINLTGSMLTSKYALESMVSQRSGSIINVGSIFGLQGCDGNVAYNVSKGGINQLTRSMAIDYGYANVRVNGLCPGLIETPMTSMVREQEAFHAFFASQHMLNRSGQPEEVANVALFLASDEASFVSGQMIAVDGGFSAGRRFAPPAQ from the coding sequence ATGGCTCGTTTGCAGAACAAGGTCGCGGTGGTTACCGGCGGCGCTTCAGGGATCGGTCTGGCCTGTGTGCGCCGCTTCGCCGCTGAAGGCGCGCAAGTGGTCGGGCTGGACATCGGCACCGCACCGGCGGATTTCCCTGGCCTGTTCATGACCCTCGATGTGCGCGATGAAGCGCAGGTCCAGCAGGTCATGCAAGAAGTCATCGGCCACTTCGGGCGCATCGACGTGCTGGTCAACGCAGCCGGCGTTGCCGATCAGGGCAGCGTGACCCAGACCACCACCGCCAACTGGCAACGGGTGATGGACATCAACCTGACGGGCAGCATGCTCACCAGCAAATACGCGCTGGAATCGATGGTGTCCCAACGTAGCGGTTCGATCATCAATGTCGGCTCGATCTTCGGCCTGCAAGGCTGCGACGGCAACGTTGCTTATAACGTCTCCAAGGGCGGCATCAACCAGCTGACCCGCTCGATGGCCATTGATTACGGCTACGCCAATGTCCGCGTCAACGGCTTGTGCCCCGGCCTGATCGAAACGCCGATGACCAGCATGGTCCGCGAGCAGGAAGCCTTCCACGCCTTCTTCGCCTCGCAGCACATGCTCAACCGCTCCGGGCAACCGGAAGAAGTGGCCAACGTCGCGCTGTTCCTGGCGTCAGACGAAGCGTCCTTTGTCAGCGGCCAGATGATCGCCGTGGACGGTGGTTTCTCCGCCGGTCGCCGCTTCGCCCCGCCCGCCCAGTAA
- a CDS encoding glucose 1-dehydrogenase: MQRVEGKVCIITGAASGIGREDALLLAREGAKVVLTDLNEEAGRQVAAEIGSNALFIRHDIASESDWQHVIKTTLEHFGRLDVLVNNAAILALGSIEDTTLELWQKVQKINGDGYFLGCKYAIQAMKETGGGSIINMSSVAALGAMPMFCAYSASKGAVTAMTRSIALHCKQQGYRIRCNSVHPDGVNTPMTQALTGGQPIPQEALDQDPMNRMCAPRDIANVVLFLATDESRFVNGAEIRVDNAQLISGL; this comes from the coding sequence ATGCAACGTGTAGAAGGCAAAGTCTGCATCATCACCGGCGCCGCCAGCGGCATCGGTCGCGAAGACGCCCTGCTGCTGGCCCGGGAAGGCGCCAAAGTCGTGCTGACCGATCTCAACGAAGAAGCCGGACGCCAGGTCGCCGCAGAAATCGGCAGCAATGCGCTGTTCATTCGCCATGACATCGCCAGCGAAAGCGATTGGCAACACGTGATCAAAACCACCCTGGAACACTTCGGGCGCCTCGACGTACTGGTGAACAACGCTGCGATTCTGGCCTTGGGCAGCATCGAAGACACCACGCTGGAACTGTGGCAGAAGGTGCAGAAAATCAATGGAGACGGTTACTTTCTCGGCTGCAAATACGCGATCCAGGCCATGAAGGAAACCGGCGGTGGCTCGATCATCAATATGTCGTCGGTGGCGGCGCTGGGTGCGATGCCGATGTTCTGTGCCTACTCGGCGTCCAAAGGCGCGGTGACGGCAATGACTCGATCGATTGCCTTGCACTGCAAGCAACAGGGTTATCGCATTCGCTGCAACAGCGTGCACCCGGATGGCGTCAACACGCCGATGACCCAGGCCTTGACCGGCGGCCAGCCGATCCCTCAGGAAGCCCTCGACCAAGACCCGATGAATCGTATGTGCGCCCCTCGGGACATTGCCAATGTGGTGCTGTTCCTCGCCACTGACGAGTCACGTTTCGTCAACGGTGCCGAGATCCGCGTCGACAACGCCCAATTGATCAGCGGGCTCTGA
- a CDS encoding SDR family NAD(P)-dependent oxidoreductase, translating to MNQPLKQVAVVTGASRGVGQGIALALGAAGMTVFVTGRAPEQGGSNLYGHALRGSLKDTAAAITAAGGRGIAVVCDHADDAQVQALFARVEKECGQLDLLVNNAAFIHDQLIEPGPFWEKPLDLVRILDVGLRSAYIASYHAAPLLLRSGRGLICFTSSFGAGCYMHGPAYGAQKAGCDKLAADMAIDFEGRGVAALSLWLGPQLTERTRIAGEQHGEQYKAFLADAETPQFNGRVIHALLNDPQLMTFSGQTLITAEIAAGYGICEAGGRQPPSHRAMLGDPRQQHPARVI from the coding sequence ATGAATCAGCCACTTAAACAAGTCGCGGTGGTGACCGGCGCCAGTCGCGGGGTCGGTCAGGGCATCGCCCTGGCCCTTGGCGCTGCGGGCATGACGGTGTTCGTCACCGGACGTGCGCCGGAGCAGGGTGGATCGAATTTGTATGGGCATGCATTGCGCGGCTCACTCAAGGACACGGCTGCCGCGATTACTGCGGCAGGTGGGCGGGGGATCGCGGTGGTCTGCGATCATGCCGATGATGCGCAGGTCCAGGCACTGTTCGCCCGGGTTGAAAAAGAATGTGGGCAACTGGATTTGCTGGTGAACAATGCCGCGTTTATTCATGACCAGTTGATTGAACCGGGACCTTTCTGGGAGAAGCCGCTGGACCTGGTGCGGATCCTCGACGTTGGTCTGCGTTCGGCTTATATCGCCAGTTATCACGCCGCGCCGTTGTTGCTGCGCAGCGGTCGAGGGCTGATCTGTTTCACCTCGTCATTCGGTGCCGGGTGTTACATGCATGGTCCTGCATATGGCGCGCAAAAAGCGGGTTGCGACAAGTTGGCGGCCGACATGGCCATCGACTTCGAGGGGCGAGGCGTGGCGGCGTTATCGCTATGGCTCGGCCCGCAATTGACCGAACGCACCCGGATAGCCGGCGAGCAACATGGCGAGCAATACAAGGCCTTTCTGGCAGATGCCGAAACCCCGCAATTCAATGGCCGGGTGATTCACGCATTGCTCAATGACCCGCAGTTGATGACGTTCTCCGGGCAGACATTAATCACCGCCGAAATCGCCGCCGGTTACGGCATCTGCGAAGCCGGCGGCCGCCAGCCACCTTCCCACCGCGCCATGCTCGGCGACCCGCGCCAGCAGCATCCGGCACGGGTGATCTAG
- a CDS encoding FAD-binding protein, whose protein sequence is MDSLNGLTALRVSSADQLNWDDRCDLLVVGFGGAGACAAIEAASRGLTVLALDRFEGGGATALSGGVVYAGGGTPYQRQAGYEDSSEAMFNYLRQEVGEAVRSQTLRSFCEGSAEQLAWLERQGVAFESSVPPHKTSYPSDQYYLYYSGNEAVPAYAAIAKPAPRGHRTKGPGMSGASLFAPLKASALRHGARLRSQCEVRRLVLDTSDHVLGVEAWHLPPGSRAARQHTRLSRWASAIHMYVPALADRLRARLRRIEQTSAERQLIRAEQGVLLSSGGFIFNRGWVRQHAPQYLAGLPLGTTGCNGSGIALGQSAGGSVARMDKVSAWRFINPPLAWARGLIVNARGQRYANEEIYGATLGHAMVEEQDGRAILILNRALVREALRQVGPGKVWQFQRLPVLLNLLFNARHSNSLTRLAKRCGLPVEALRQSVETYSRAARGEIVDTFGKSQAMLADMDQGPWYALDLSFASRLFPCPVITLGGLKVCEHSGQVLDHAGQPIRGLYSAGRNAVGIASNLYVSGLSLADCIYSGRRAAAHLADQVALQTTCSGEQQCNV, encoded by the coding sequence ATGGACAGCCTGAACGGGTTGACGGCGTTGCGAGTGAGCAGCGCCGACCAGCTGAACTGGGATGATCGCTGCGACTTGCTGGTGGTCGGTTTCGGCGGCGCCGGCGCCTGTGCCGCCATCGAAGCCGCCAGTCGCGGATTGACGGTGCTGGCGCTGGACCGCTTTGAAGGTGGCGGCGCCACCGCGCTCAGTGGCGGAGTGGTGTATGCCGGTGGCGGCACGCCGTATCAGCGCCAGGCTGGCTATGAAGACAGCAGCGAAGCGATGTTCAACTACCTGCGCCAGGAAGTCGGCGAAGCCGTCAGGAGTCAGACGCTGCGTAGTTTCTGCGAAGGCAGTGCCGAACAACTGGCGTGGCTTGAGCGTCAGGGTGTCGCGTTCGAATCCAGCGTACCGCCGCATAAAACTTCGTACCCGAGCGACCAGTACTACCTTTATTACTCCGGCAACGAAGCCGTACCGGCCTATGCCGCCATTGCCAAACCGGCACCTCGCGGTCACCGCACCAAAGGCCCCGGAATGTCCGGCGCCAGCCTGTTCGCCCCGCTCAAGGCCAGCGCCTTGCGTCACGGTGCGCGCCTGCGCAGCCAGTGCGAAGTGCGACGGCTGGTGCTCGACACCAGCGATCACGTATTGGGGGTCGAAGCCTGGCACCTGCCGCCCGGTAGTCGCGCAGCCCGTCAACATACCCGGCTTTCGCGCTGGGCCAGCGCCATCCACATGTACGTCCCGGCATTGGCCGACCGTTTGCGCGCTCGCTTGCGACGCATCGAACAAACCAGTGCCGAACGCCAGCTGATTCGCGCCGAACAGGGTGTGTTGCTGAGCAGCGGCGGTTTTATCTTCAATCGCGGGTGGGTCCGCCAGCATGCGCCGCAGTATCTGGCCGGTTTGCCGCTGGGGACCACAGGCTGTAACGGCAGCGGAATCGCCCTGGGCCAGAGTGCCGGTGGCAGCGTGGCGCGGATGGACAAGGTCAGCGCCTGGCGTTTTATCAATCCACCACTGGCCTGGGCCCGAGGGTTGATCGTCAATGCTCGGGGTCAGCGTTACGCCAACGAAGAAATCTACGGTGCGACCCTCGGCCACGCGATGGTCGAAGAGCAGGACGGTCGCGCGATTCTGATTCTCAACCGGGCGCTGGTGCGCGAGGCATTGCGTCAGGTCGGGCCGGGTAAAGTCTGGCAATTCCAGCGCCTGCCGGTGCTGCTCAATTTGCTGTTTAACGCCCGGCACAGCAACAGCTTGACGAGGCTGGCCAAGCGTTGCGGATTGCCCGTCGAGGCCCTGCGACAGAGCGTGGAAACCTATAGCCGCGCCGCGCGGGGCGAAATCGTTGATACGTTCGGCAAGTCGCAAGCCATGCTCGCCGATATGGACCAGGGGCCGTGGTACGCCCTCGATCTGTCCTTCGCCAGCCGCCTGTTTCCCTGCCCGGTCATCACCCTTGGCGGGCTGAAAGTCTGCGAGCACAGCGGTCAGGTGCTGGACCACGCAGGTCAGCCGATCCGTGGTCTGTACAGCGCCGGCCGCAATGCAGTCGGGATCGCTTCCAACCTTTATGTCTCCGGCCTGTCGCTGGCCGATTGCATCTATTCCGGTCGCCGGGCCGCTGCCCATCTGGCCGATCAAGTCGCACTTCAAACCACATGCTCAGGAGAACAACAATGCAACGTGTAG
- a CDS encoding flavin-dependent monooxygenase codes for MLNQDLIRQRLSQRARELVPILRERALNAAQAGQLPEETLKDFHDAGFFRILQPSRWEGYELEPKDFFEVQMTLAEGCMSSAWVLGVVAIHNWQLALFDDRAAQDVWGADSSVLISSSYMPVGKVERVEGGFKLSGRWGFSSGSKHCDWVFLGALVPPEEAGGAPDYRTFLVPRSDYQILDNWNVMGLEATGSHDILVENAFVPEYRTHRAFDGFMQDSPGNAVNTAPLFRLPFGQIFVRAVSSSAIGALQGAVDQFVEHNRTRVGVNDGRKMVQDPAAQSSLANAMVCVDECKTVLLRNFALMMQRAQSAEPLSMPERVKMRYDSALVADKCAKAVADLMFNSGASTIFRSHTINRAFRDIHTGRAHVANNPAKYAWNLGGVSMGQDSNDFFL; via the coding sequence ATGCTCAACCAAGACCTGATTCGCCAGCGTCTGAGCCAACGTGCCCGCGAGCTGGTGCCGATCTTGCGTGAACGCGCCCTGAACGCCGCGCAAGCCGGCCAGCTGCCTGAAGAAACGCTGAAGGATTTCCACGACGCCGGGTTCTTTCGCATCCTTCAGCCATCGCGCTGGGAAGGCTATGAACTCGAACCCAAGGACTTCTTCGAGGTGCAGATGACCCTCGCCGAAGGCTGCATGTCCTCGGCCTGGGTGCTGGGGGTGGTGGCGATCCATAACTGGCAACTGGCGCTGTTCGATGACCGTGCGGCACAGGATGTCTGGGGCGCCGACTCCAGTGTGTTGATCTCTTCTTCCTATATGCCGGTGGGCAAGGTCGAGCGGGTCGAGGGTGGTTTCAAACTGAGCGGGCGCTGGGGGTTTTCTTCCGGCAGCAAGCACTGCGACTGGGTGTTCCTGGGGGCGTTGGTGCCACCGGAGGAGGCGGGCGGGGCGCCGGATTACCGGACTTTCCTGGTGCCGCGCAGCGACTACCAGATTCTCGATAACTGGAATGTCATGGGCCTGGAAGCCACCGGCTCCCACGACATCCTGGTGGAGAACGCCTTCGTTCCGGAGTACCGCACTCATCGGGCGTTCGACGGTTTCATGCAGGACAGTCCGGGTAACGCAGTGAACACCGCGCCGCTGTTCCGCCTGCCATTCGGGCAGATTTTTGTGCGGGCGGTGTCGTCCTCGGCCATTGGTGCCCTGCAGGGGGCGGTGGATCAGTTTGTCGAGCACAACCGCACGCGGGTCGGGGTCAACGACGGTCGCAAAATGGTCCAGGACCCAGCTGCGCAATCCTCGCTGGCCAACGCCATGGTCTGCGTTGACGAGTGCAAAACCGTCCTGCTGCGCAACTTCGCTCTGATGATGCAGCGGGCCCAAAGCGCAGAGCCATTGAGCATGCCCGAGCGGGTGAAGATGCGTTACGACTCGGCGCTGGTGGCCGACAAGTGCGCCAAAGCGGTTGCCGACCTGATGTTCAACAGCGGCGCCTCGACCATCTTCCGCAGCCACACGATCAACCGGGCATTCCGCGACATTCACACCGGCCGCGCCCACGTCGCGAACAACCCGGCCAAGTACGCCTGGAATCTCGGCGGGGTCAGCATGGGCCAGGACAGCAACGACTTTTTTCTCTGA
- a CDS encoding FAD-dependent oxidoreductase codes for MKAAGIKWDECCDVLVIGSGAGGMTAALRAHDLGLNALLIEKSTEYGGTSAVSGGGIWIPDNHRIKALGGSDSAEEAIAYIRAVTHGEIDDGRIEAYVEHGREMVEYLEQQTRVRFEAQPRYADYYPEVEGGKPGYRSMDPQPFDAAELGEEFLRMRAPSPGTLMMGRMAMTMKEAQVLLCRGPGWLRLTLRVMWRYWRDREGRRLSRRDRFLTLGNALIGALRCSLQDRGKSLWLNCALEELLLVGDRVGGARVCRDGQLLNVKARYGVIIAAGGFERNQAMRTQYLPQPTQATWSATPPHNTGDGIRAGQAIGARTALMDHSWWAPTTHVQGEEKQRALFVERTLPGCVLVNSAGERFVNEAAPYTDIVYAMYANNREGAVSVPCWMVFDAEFRRKYPCGALLPGYAQPDWQLPEHLREYFYKAASLQALAEKIGVDGAGLVRTVQRFNGMAVQGVDADFHKGESLFDRYYGDPNVQPNPCLAPLLKGPFYAVRIDAGDIGTKGGLLTDVHARVLHEDGQPINGLYAIGNSAASMMGRTYPGAGSTIGPAMTFGYVAANHIKCQSETNSAKSLFRSVE; via the coding sequence ATGAAAGCTGCCGGGATCAAATGGGATGAGTGCTGCGATGTACTGGTGATTGGCTCCGGAGCGGGGGGAATGACTGCGGCGCTGCGTGCCCACGATCTGGGGCTCAATGCGCTATTGATCGAGAAGAGCACCGAATACGGCGGCACCTCGGCGGTGTCCGGCGGCGGCATCTGGATACCTGACAACCATCGGATCAAAGCCCTGGGCGGCAGTGATTCAGCGGAAGAAGCGATTGCCTATATCCGTGCGGTGACCCATGGCGAGATCGATGACGGACGTATCGAAGCCTATGTCGAACACGGTCGCGAGATGGTCGAATACCTTGAGCAACAGACCCGCGTGCGTTTCGAGGCGCAGCCTCGCTATGCCGATTACTACCCGGAAGTCGAAGGCGGAAAACCGGGCTACCGCTCCATGGACCCGCAACCGTTTGACGCCGCCGAACTGGGTGAGGAATTTCTGCGCATGCGTGCGCCATCCCCCGGAACACTGATGATGGGACGCATGGCGATGACCATGAAAGAGGCGCAGGTTCTGCTGTGTCGTGGCCCTGGCTGGTTGCGACTGACGCTGCGGGTGATGTGGCGTTACTGGCGTGACCGCGAGGGGCGGCGGCTGTCACGCCGCGACCGTTTCCTGACCCTTGGCAATGCATTGATCGGCGCCTTGCGCTGTTCGTTGCAGGATCGCGGCAAGTCCCTTTGGCTGAACTGTGCACTGGAAGAACTGCTGCTCGTTGGTGATCGGGTTGGCGGCGCTCGCGTCTGTCGCGACGGGCAATTACTCAACGTCAAGGCACGCTACGGCGTGATCATCGCGGCCGGTGGTTTCGAGCGTAATCAGGCGATGCGTACGCAGTATCTGCCACAGCCGACCCAGGCCACCTGGAGTGCCACACCGCCGCACAATACCGGTGACGGCATTCGCGCCGGTCAGGCAATCGGTGCTCGCACTGCGCTGATGGACCATAGCTGGTGGGCGCCGACCACTCATGTCCAGGGTGAGGAAAAACAGCGCGCGCTGTTCGTCGAACGGACCTTGCCTGGCTGCGTGCTGGTCAACTCTGCCGGCGAACGCTTCGTCAACGAAGCCGCGCCCTATACCGATATCGTTTACGCGATGTACGCCAACAATCGCGAAGGCGCGGTGAGTGTGCCGTGCTGGATGGTGTTCGACGCCGAATTCCGCCGCAAGTACCCCTGCGGCGCGTTACTACCAGGCTACGCGCAGCCCGATTGGCAGCTGCCCGAGCATCTGCGCGAGTACTTTTACAAGGCTGCGAGTTTGCAGGCGCTGGCAGAAAAAATCGGCGTCGACGGTGCCGGTCTGGTCCGTACGGTGCAGCGTTTCAACGGCATGGCTGTGCAGGGTGTCGATGCTGATTTCCATAAAGGTGAATCGTTGTTCGATCGCTACTACGGTGATCCGAATGTGCAGCCCAATCCTTGCCTGGCGCCGTTGCTCAAAGGTCCGTTCTACGCCGTGCGCATTGATGCCGGGGATATCGGCACCAAGGGTGGTTTGCTGACCGATGTTCACGCCCGCGTGTTGCATGAGGACGGGCAACCCATCAACGGTTTGTATGCCATCGGCAACAGCGCCGCTTCGATGATGGGGCGCACGTACCCGGGTGCCGGTTCGACCATCGGCCCGGCAATGACCTTCGGTTACGTGGCGGCCAATCACATCAAGTGTCAGAGCGAGACCAACTCGGCCAAAAGCCTGTTCAGGAGCGTCGAATGA